The window GTTGACCAAATTAGCCAAGTCTGCACCTGCAAAACCAGGGGTTCTCGCCGCAATCTGTTTCAAATCGACATTGGCATCCAACTTAACTTTTTGGGCGTAGATTTCGAGAATTTTCAAACGCCCCGGTAAATCCGGACGGTCTACCAACACCTGACGGTCAAAACGTCCCGGACGCAGAAGTGCCGAATCAAGAGTTTGCGGGCGGTTGGTTGCAGCCAATACGATCACCGTGGCATCTCCCGCACTAAATCCATCCATTTCCGTTAATAATTGGTTGAGGGTTTGTTCTCGTTCGTCGTTTCCACCCACAAATCCGCCATTTCCCGAACGGGATTTACCAATGGCATCCAACTCATCGATGAAAATAATGCAGGGTGCTTTCTGTTTCGCTTGTTCAAACAAGTCTCGCACGCGGGCTGCCCCCGCGCCCACAAAGAGTTCCACAAATTCAGAACCCGAAATACTGAAGAAGGGTACGCCAGCTTCGCCAGCAACTGCTTTTGCCAACAGGGTTTTGCCCGTTCCCGGCGGGCCCACAAGCAATACGCCACGGGGAATGCGCGCGCCAATATCAATGTAGCGTTTGGGGGTTTTCAAGAACTCGACAATTTCTTCCAATTCGGTTTTCGCTTCTTCTACTCCAGCCACGTCTACAAAGGTGACTTTTTCCGCATCTCCTTCAACATAGACTTTCGCTTTGCTCTTGGTAAAAGAAAGTGCGCCTTGGGGACCGCCGCCGCCACTACGTCCCAGGAAAAACCACCAAATTCCTACAAAAATCAAAGGAGGGATAACCCAACCGATAATATTATTCAGCCAACCGTTGCGAGGGGGCGGTGCAGCAGCGAATTTAACGCCGTTATCCTCTAAACGCTTGGGCAGTTCGAGGTCAAAAATGGGCGTGGTTGAGAGAACTTGTCCGGGTTCATCTGCTTCTTCTGTTTGAAGTTGATAGCGAATTTCTTTATCCCCAACTAAGACCTCTTTTACCTTCCCGTCTCCGACTTGATCGATAAAGAGACTATAAGGAACGCGCGGAATGGGAGGCGCAAAAAGTTGAGGGAGCAATAAGTTTGCTAACAAGAATAAAGCGCCCAATACCAGCAAAATGCTGCCAATTGTCTGGGAAATGGGGGTTTTGGGTTTGTCTTTTATACTCATGATATTTAACAGAGGGATATACCTACTGGATGAAAAAGTAGGTTTAGGGCAATTGACAGAGGGTGTCCTTGACTGTGTGTCTGTGCCTGTTTACTTATTTTAAGTTTTATAACGGCACTGGAGAGGGTGAAATTTCCGTACTTGCCTCTAACGGAATCGTCAGCAAATAGTTAAGTACTCAGCTCTGAGCAATCAGCCATCAACCCGCACCTTGTTAGGAAGCATACGAGGGGATCTGTAGCAGTATGATAGTTCAGTCTCAATCCTTACTCGAAATCCCATGACCCTACAACTGCGCGTTTACGTTCCCGATCATCCCTTAGTCAAACATTGGCTTGCCGTAGCGCGCGATCGCGATACCCCCTCAGTCCTCTTTAAAAGCGCAATGGTGGAATTGGGACGCTGGTTAACCTACGAAGCCAGCCGCTATTGGCTACCCGCCCAAGAAACCACCGTGCAAACGCCCTTGGCAGAAGCCCCAGCCACCGTTATTGACCCCACAGCACCAATGGCACTCGTTCCCGTTTTGCGGGCGGGACTCTCTCTCCTCGAAGGCGCGCAGACCCTCCTTCCCCTCGCCGCCACCTACCATTTGGGACTCGTCCGCAACGAAGAAACCTTAGAAGTAAGCTGCTACCTCAACAAACTTCCCCCCCAATTTGCACCGCAAACGCGCATTCTGATCTTAGAACCCATGCTGGCAACAGGCGCTTCGATTCTCATGACCCTCAACGAATTAACCCAACGGGGTGCAGACCCCGCCCTAATCCGTATTATCTCCGTCGTTGCCTCTCCTGTCGCCCTGCAAAAACTCAGCGAGCAATACCCCCAACTCAACATTTACACCGCAATGATCGATGAAGGATTGAACGATCGCGGATATATTGTCCCTGGATTGGGGGATGCAGGCGATCGCGCCTTTGGTACGCTAACATCGGAATGACCCTCTGCGTCTGGGCATCGAACTTCTTGCCAGATTAGCCAAGCGAGAGATAATAGAACAAACAAGCACCCATAAAATGAAACAATGAGTCAACGCGATGGTTTTACCAGTGGATTTTTAGCCGGAACGCTCGTAGGCGGTTTGGTAGGCGGCATTGTCGGGGCGTTAGTCGCAACTCGCCGCAACGATAGCACCCAAGACGAATTTTCCGCTCTAGAAGGCGATCCCGACCGTGCAGAAGCCAGTATCGAAGGTGCAAGGCGCAGTTTAGAAGCGAAAATCGCTCAATTGAACCTTGCCATTGACGACGTGCGCCAGCAACTCAGTTCTCCCAACGGCAATGCTTCAGACCTCGAACGAGAATTGCGGGATCGCTAGAGTTTGCAACGCTTTGAAGCTCAAATGAAGAGAGCGCGCGATCGTCTACCACTCTTACCTTCACAGGTTTGATACAATCAAACCATTAACACCCTTAATGGCGTACCCATTTAGAAAGGAAATTTTATTCCCCTATGTATGAGGCCACTTACTTGCTGAATGACATCCTGCGCAGTTTTATTCAAATTTATTCGCTATTGCTCATTGTTCGGATTCTGCTCACTTGGTTCCAGACAATGGAATGGGCAAACCAAGCCGCTTCTGTCCTCAGTCCCGTCACAGATCCCTATCTCAACATCTTCCGTTCCTTCATCCCTCCCCTGGGTGGAATCGATTTTTCCCCCATGTTAGCCATCTTCGTTCTTCAAATTATTGGCGGTTTGTTCTAAACTGACCGTGGGTGACAAGAGCATAGAAATCAAGGGACGCATAATGCTTGCGTCCTTCTTTTTATGTCAAGCCAATCCCCTCCCCCTCAATCCGTATAATAAAAAGGGCGAACTCGACTCGCAAACCCAGAAGCCTTAAATTGTTTCAGTTGCAGCGGTAGCGGCTGATTCTCTGGAACCGAAATCCGAAGTTCAAAATCGCTAACACCGGGAGGAATTTCTGGAATCGTTCCCACTCGACTGCTATTTCTGAACACGGGGTTATTATTCGCGTCATAGATTCGTCCAAAAACATCCGCATCCACAACGATCTTCCCCGAAGCATTATTTGCTTTCCCTGTCACGAGAAAACAACTCGAAAACAAACTCCCATCATTACTACTCACAATTCCTTCCGCAACATCTGAAGGGCATTCGCGATAAGAAATATCCGAGAGTTTAATAGAGGTTAATGCCAAAGCGGCTGGGGTAACCAACCAACTCGCAATCCACAACAGACAGGCAACCCAAACAATTTTTAAAGATTTAAATTTCATAAAAGTAAAAAAAATGCTTCCCCTCCAGATTAGCGCGAATGGGAAACAAGGAATCAGTTGAGAAGCGATTGTCTTTCTCTTCTCTTTAGCCGCCTGCTGCAAAAGAAAGCATAATCGCCGCAGAAAGAACTAATCCAGGAAGGAGTAGCGTTATTAACATCAATAAATCGTGGGGGGTCATAAGTCGTACTCACTTAAATTGTGTAATTCATAGATTAACGGTCAAATTGACCCATTCGGGAAAATTCAATCAATTTTTTCAATTTCTAAGATTGCCACTCAAACCACAGAATGCAACAACGTCATGAAGATTTAACCCCATTGCATTTTTTCACTCGCCATCCTTATAAGGGGTAAAGCGCATTGTTTTTCGGTAGAAGTCAATAGCTGAAAGGATTTGAGTCCTCTAAAGTTTCATCCAGTTCCATCCGTTGCTCCATTCGCCGGAGAAAATACCCTGTCATCATCGCTGAAGCAAGAAGGTTGACCATATTCTCCCGGTTGGTCGTAATTTGAACTTCAAAATCATCAGTATCTAACATCCCAACCAGTCCTTTGACATTCTGCGAGATAATTTGTCGGACTTCAGGAGTGGCTGATTGAGCGACCTGTTCTAGGACTTCAGGGTGTTGTTCCTGAAGGTATTCAAGGAGAAGATTGGTTTGCGATTCGTCTGGATCGAAGTTGGTAAACCTGGGATTATGTACCATTAAACTGTCAAAAAGTGGAATGACCTAATTTTCTTCTACTCTAAACCATGTTTCTCATTCTAGAGAATTAACGGCGAGTCGGACGGCAATCAATAAGCTGTTATGCCTTTAAATTGTAAATGAGGCAGACACGGGGACGGGGTGAGGGATTGGCAGCTTTGATACAGAACGCCCGATACCCAATTTAGATGTGTTTTAGCTTAGTGGAGATTGAATTATCTTGTTGAGGGTGCTTTCAAGACCTTGCTTTAAGATCGAGTGCATAGGTTTTAAATCGTTCCAAATCCGCTTGAATGGTAGACTCAACAATCCGCCCCAAAAAAAGATTGTCCATAATTTGACCCAAAAAGCCAGGAATGGCGTAAGCAATCGTCAATTTAACAATACTGCTGCCGTGGCGATCGTAGAAACGCACTGCTCCTCGATTGGGCAAGCCATCCACAGATTCCCACTGAATAATTTGGTGAGGAACCAATTTGAGGATACGAGAGAGCCAACTAAATTCAAATCCGCCACTGGCTAATTTCCAACGGGAAAGATCGGGATTGTCCTCCAGAACGCTAACAGATTCAATCCATTTCATCCAACGAGGCATTTGCTCTAAATCCGACCACAATCCCCAAACCAATTCTATTGGAACCTCGACTTCAACTTGTACGCTATGTTCGAGCCAATTTGTCATCTTGTTTAAGCTTAAAATAATTCAGAATTCACTCTGTCCGAACGAGAGATCGACTTTTGAGTTGAGTTACATTTTCTAAAATGGCTTTTGCAGCGCTACGACCGGAAATCGTTGCCCCTTCCATGCTATCAATATAGTCCTGTTGCGTGTAACTTCCTGCGAGAAAAAAGTTGGAGATAGGGGTGACTTGGTTCGGACGGAAAGGATCCATTCCCGGTGCTTCTCGATAGAGAGATTGGGCGAGTTTAACAACGGTGTACCAAGTCATATTCAAGTCTTGGGCGGAGGGGAAAAGTTGGCGAACTTGGTTGAGGACGTGGTGGGCAATTTCTTCGTTATTTTTGCGAATGAAAGGATCGCCTGGGGTTAAGACAAGCTGCAATAGAGAACCTTGTCCCTTGCGGTAGTAGTCGCCGGGACTGGTTAGGGCAAGGTCGGCAAAGCAGGAAAAGTCTGCATCCGGAGTGTAGAGTAAGTTATCCAGTCCGGCAGCAGTTTCGAGCTGTTTGCGTTTTTGGGGATCGTGGAGTTCCGTTACCCAACCATCGAAGCGTAATTGAACGGTGGCGACGGGGACGGTATCGAGTTTATAAATATTGTCGAATTGCGACCACTTGCGCCATTCTGCGGGCAAAATGCGCTGAATGCCCGGTACGTCGCAGGCACAAACATAAGCATCGGCGGTAATGGTTTCTGCTGTTTCCCCTTGAGCAACGATAATACCTGTAATTTCAGGACATTCACCTTCACCATACAGAATTTCCCTCACTCTGCGTCGCGTGTGGATTTTTGCGCCCCGTTGTTCTAAATAATCAATGATGGGTTTGTGCAGATATTCGTGGGGCGATCCTTCGAGCATTCGCAGGACGGAGGCTTCGGTTCGCGCGGCAAAAAATTGGAAAATGGTGAGCATACAGCGCGCGGAAATATTCTCAGTGTCGATGAATCCCAGGGCGTAGGCGATGGGGTTCCACATTCGCTGCAAACTCCCGTCGTTACCGCCATGCTTGCGAAACCAATCGGCAAAACTGATGTTATCGAGGTTGCGGATGGTTTTCATTGCGCCGTCGAAGTCGATTAGACCGCGCACGATGGGGCTGGTTCCGAGGGCGAGGGAGTTGGCGAGTTTATCGACAGCGTTGAGTTGGGAGGTGGTTAAGAAGGCTTTCAAGCCGTTGAAGGGTGCGCCTGTGATGAAGCGGAAATCGAGTTCGCCGACTCGTCCCCCGTTGTTGATAAAGGTGTGGGTATGTTGTTTGAGGCGCAGATTATCGATCGCGCCCACTTTTTTCATTAACTCGAAAAGATTGTAGTAGCAGCCAAAGAAAACGTGCAACCCCATTTCAACATGATTGCCATCGGGATCGACCCAACTGCCAACTTTTCCGCCAACGAAGGGACGAGATTCAAAAATTTCTACTTCGCAACCCGCATCGACCAGATCGATCGCGGTTGCCATACCTGCCAGTCCTGCACCAACGATTGCTACGCGCATTCCGCTTTTCCTTTACAGTTTCTTAACACATTGTAATGGAGGAGGGGAATTGTTGGGGATGTGGATGAGTGGCACAGCACGCGCCATGTCAAAAAACAGAAATTGAGATAAATTGAAAAAGAATAGAATGGGGATATTGTTGCAAGCAGAGGTGTTCGATTATGGCTAAGTTAACTGAATCCTTGGAAGACCTTCAAGTTATTTGGCGATTTGTCCGACGACCTAAATTTTGGATTCCAGCGTTCCTCGTTCCTGGATTCTTTATTACGTTGTGGGGCTATTTAGAACATCCTGAATGGATTGCAGAAACCACTGAAAATGAGGCTCAAGAAGCCCTCGATTCCAATAGCGCGATCTCCCCTGCGGATCTTGCCCTTGCGGAAATATCTGCTGTTGCAGAAACGGGAGATCTTACAGGGGGGATTAATCCTGTAGGTCTTAACAACGGTCTGTCAAACGCATCCGAAGAAGAAGATAACAAAAAAAAGAAGTCTGGCAAGTCAAAATCGGAAGAGGAAGAATCTAAACCTAGGAAAGGTTTACTAGAACAGGTATTAGAAGAGTCTCAAAAGTCCAATTCCAACTCGAAACCCAATCCTGATGCGAGCAATCCCTTTGCAGAAGCAGTACAAAGGTTTTTGGGTTTGGGCGCGAGTCAAGGGACTCAAGCTGCTGAAAACCCCTTAAGGTTCTCTCCCATTATCTCTTCAGTTCAACCCAGTAATGGCGCAACTGAAGAAGATTCTTTAGCGCAAACGCTGCTTAATTTAGACGTTCCCCCGACGGAGGAAACGCCTCAACTTCCCGCTAATGTTGGAGTGGAAGCGTCCTCGACACCCAGGGTAGTGGGTCAAGTTCCCTACATTCCCGGACAAATTCCTTACTCAGCGCCGGGGCAAACTGCGACTCAATCTACCTCTCCCGGCTTCATTTCGCCATCTCCTGGGGCTTATCCCTATTATCCCAATCAGAGGGGAAGTGGAGGAACAACTTCAACGTTCCAAGGAACGACCTACTCTCGCCAGCGCGGTTCGACGGGTTCGGTGGTAACGCCTCAAGGAATTGTGGAGTCTCGCCAGCGCGGTTCGACGGGTTCGGTGATTACGCAGCAAGGCACGATTTACCAACGCCAGCGTGGTTCGACGGGTTTTACAGCGCCCACAACGAATAATTTCGATACGACTCCCACAACTCAACAGCAGCAGTTCAATCGAGGGAGTTCTTCCGTTCAACAAAATAATCGAAGAAGTTCTTCTTTCCAGCAAACCAATCCTTCGACGAATAATACTCAATCGGGATCGTCTCGCAATTCGGCAGTTTTTAACAATCGCAATAACACCAATTCCAACAATAATTGATTGATTTAAGTTGTTTGTACTGGTATTTTCCATCGCCTAGCGCGCGGTTCGTAACCCTCGATCTTGTGCGGTGAGGCTGACACGGGGATGTGGAGATGCGGAGAAAAATTCAATCCAAAAATTGAAAACTGACAGAACGCTAGTTATTATCCCGGTTTACAACGAACAGAGTACGATCGCGCGAGTTATTGAAACTTTACAATCCTATGGTTTGGATCGCATTCGCGTGGTGGATAATGGCAGCACAGATCGCAGTGGCGCGATCGCGTCGGCGGCAGGGGCTGAGGTACTATCCGAACCGATTCCCGGCTACGGGCAAGCCTGTTGGCGAGGGCTACAGAACCTTTCCCCCGGAATTGAGTGGATTTTATTCTGCGATGGGGATGGCAGCGACGATTTAAGCCAATTGCCCAGTTTTTTCACCCAACAATCCGATTTCGACCTCATTTTAGGCGATCGCGGCGCAACAACTGCCGGACGGGAAGTGATGACTCCGGTGCAGCTATTTGGCAATCAGTTGGCGACGTTTTTGATTCGTTTGGGGTGGGGCGAATCCTATCGCGATTTGGGCCCAATGCGCCTGATTCGTCGTTCTGCACTCGATTCGATTCAAATGCAAGATCGGGCGTTTGGTTGGACGGTGGAGATGCAAGTCCGCGCAATTGAATGCCAACTGCGGATTGTTGAATTGCCTGTGGGCTATTTTCCCCGACAGGGAGGGAAATCAAAAATTTCTGGCACGCTTTCGGGCAGTTTTAAGGCAGGAAGCACAATTTTAAGCACGATTGGTCGCTTATTGCTGCATCGCTGGCGCAAGCAACAGGAAGATCGCACTGTTCCTAACGATACGAATAATCTTATTTTGTTGGGGTTGAGTGCGTTTCTGTTGGGTTTGGGGACGCTATTGATGGTTCCTTACGGGGATTTCGCTCAAGCAGAAGCGGTTCCCCAGTTCTGGTTAGGCAGTAGCGTGATGAGTTTGGGATTTATCTTCTCTTGGTTGCTGCGTTCGGTTCCTGGGGTTTGGTTTTGGGTTATCGCGATCGCGCTGCGAGGATTTCTGAGTGTAATGTACCCTGGTAACGACATTTGGCGCTACCTCTGGGAAGGTTACATTCAAAATTTGGGGTTCAGTCCCTACGAATTTGCTCCCAATGCCCCCGAACTCGTCCCCTACCACACGCAATGGCACTCGCTCATCAATCATCCCGATACCTCTGCAATCTACCCCCCGCTAGCCCAATGGGGGTTTCGCAGTTTGTCCGCAATTGCACCATCGGTTCTACTCTTTAAACTAAGCTTTATCCTGACCGACTTACTCACCTGTTGGCTATTAAGCGTGCGATTCGGCTACCTGAGTGCCACCTTCTACGCCTGGAATCCCCTCATCCTCTATTCCTTCGCCGGAGGCGCGCATTACGACACTTGGTTTATTCTCCCCCTGGTTGCGGCGTGGTTCTTATTCGATATTCCCCAATCCCAAACAGAGAACAAACAGGCGGGAGTTTGGGGCGTTCGTCCTCATTCCAACTTGATGGAATCCACCGACGAACCCGAACCGCCCGGAATCCGCCTCCGTCGCCAACCCAAAACCCCCTTCTGGTTCTGTAGCGCCTTCTTTCTCGGTATTAGCATTGCCATCAAATGGATGTCTCTGCCGATTTTAAGCTTCTTAACCTGGCGCGCTTGGCGCAAAGCGGGAATCAAAACCGCCGCGATCGTTATTTTATGCGGTCTATTGCCCCTAATTCTCACCGCCCTGCCTTTTTGCAGTGGAACCGAATGTCCCCTCATTCCTACGGGGTCTGTCTTCG of the Lusitaniella coriacea LEGE 07157 genome contains:
- the ftsH4 gene encoding ATP-dependent zinc metalloprotease FtsH4; translated protein: MSIKDKPKTPISQTIGSILLVLGALFLLANLLLPQLFAPPIPRVPYSLFIDQVGDGKVKEVLVGDKEIRYQLQTEEADEPGQVLSTTPIFDLELPKRLEDNGVKFAAAPPPRNGWLNNIIGWVIPPLIFVGIWWFFLGRSGGGGPQGALSFTKSKAKVYVEGDAEKVTFVDVAGVEEAKTELEEIVEFLKTPKRYIDIGARIPRGVLLVGPPGTGKTLLAKAVAGEAGVPFFSISGSEFVELFVGAGAARVRDLFEQAKQKAPCIIFIDELDAIGKSRSGNGGFVGGNDEREQTLNQLLTEMDGFSAGDATVIVLAATNRPQTLDSALLRPGRFDRQVLVDRPDLPGRLKILEIYAQKVKLDANVDLKQIAARTPGFAGADLANLVNEAALLAARNKNETVSQADFNEAIERVVAGLEKKSRVLNEKEKKIVAYHEVGHALVGTLMPGGSKVAKISIVPRGMAALGYTLQLPTEDRFLLSESELRGQIATLLGGRAAEELIFNSITTGASNDLQRATDMAEQMVTTYGMSKILGPLAYQKGQQNNFLGDGMNPRRMVSDDTAKAIDEEVKDIVETAHQQALTILKDNENLLEEIAQKILDVEVIEGELLQNLLGQAKSPEMAAV
- the zds gene encoding 9,9'-di-cis-zeta-carotene desaturase translates to MRVAIVGAGLAGMATAIDLVDAGCEVEIFESRPFVGGKVGSWVDPDGNHVEMGLHVFFGCYYNLFELMKKVGAIDNLRLKQHTHTFINNGGRVGELDFRFITGAPFNGLKAFLTTSQLNAVDKLANSLALGTSPIVRGLIDFDGAMKTIRNLDNISFADWFRKHGGNDGSLQRMWNPIAYALGFIDTENISARCMLTIFQFFAARTEASVLRMLEGSPHEYLHKPIIDYLEQRGAKIHTRRRVREILYGEGECPEITGIIVAQGETAETITADAYVCACDVPGIQRILPAEWRKWSQFDNIYKLDTVPVATVQLRFDGWVTELHDPQKRKQLETAAGLDNLLYTPDADFSCFADLALTSPGDYYRKGQGSLLQLVLTPGDPFIRKNNEEIAHHVLNQVRQLFPSAQDLNMTWYTVVKLAQSLYREAPGMDPFRPNQVTPISNFFLAGSYTQQDYIDSMEGATISGRSAAKAILENVTQLKSRSLVRTE
- a CDS encoding YggT family protein; the protein is MYEATYLLNDILRSFIQIYSLLLIVRILLTWFQTMEWANQAASVLSPVTDPYLNIFRSFIPPLGGIDFSPMLAIFVLQIIGGLF
- the upp gene encoding uracil phosphoribosyltransferase, yielding MTLQLRVYVPDHPLVKHWLAVARDRDTPSVLFKSAMVELGRWLTYEASRYWLPAQETTVQTPLAEAPATVIDPTAPMALVPVLRAGLSLLEGAQTLLPLAATYHLGLVRNEETLEVSCYLNKLPPQFAPQTRILILEPMLATGASILMTLNELTQRGADPALIRIISVVASPVALQKLSEQYPQLNIYTAMIDEGLNDRGYIVPGLGDAGDRAFGTLTSE
- a CDS encoding DUF760 domain-containing protein is translated as MVHNPRFTNFDPDESQTNLLLEYLQEQHPEVLEQVAQSATPEVRQIISQNVKGLVGMLDTDDFEVQITTNRENMVNLLASAMMTGYFLRRMEQRMELDETLEDSNPFSY
- a CDS encoding glycosyltransferase family 2 protein, producing MKTDRTLVIIPVYNEQSTIARVIETLQSYGLDRIRVVDNGSTDRSGAIASAAGAEVLSEPIPGYGQACWRGLQNLSPGIEWILFCDGDGSDDLSQLPSFFTQQSDFDLILGDRGATTAGREVMTPVQLFGNQLATFLIRLGWGESYRDLGPMRLIRRSALDSIQMQDRAFGWTVEMQVRAIECQLRIVELPVGYFPRQGGKSKISGTLSGSFKAGSTILSTIGRLLLHRWRKQQEDRTVPNDTNNLILLGLSAFLLGLGTLLMVPYGDFAQAEAVPQFWLGSSVMSLGFIFSWLLRSVPGVWFWVIAIALRGFLSVMYPGNDIWRYLWEGYIQNLGFSPYEFAPNAPELVPYHTQWHSLINHPDTSAIYPPLAQWGFRSLSAIAPSVLLFKLSFILTDLLTCWLLSVRFGYLSATFYAWNPLILYSFAGGAHYDTWFILPLVAAWFLFDIPQSQTENKQAGVWGVRPHSNLMESTDEPEPPGIRLRRQPKTPFWFCSAFFLGISIAIKWMSLPILSFLTWRAWRKAGIKTAAIVILCGLLPLILTALPFCSGTECPLIPTGSVFVSHGRSAEFIPHLLGKVWQASRNANWIYLIPLGVSGLWILWKFKQFRPFAESYFFALLVLSPIVHAWYFTWLVPFAVASRNMGTYWMSVGVFVYFALPYREALGRENWSLTSLERWFLWLPLVLGGLMSIWQSRGKLE
- a CDS encoding SRPBCC family protein; amino-acid sequence: MTNWLEHSVQVEVEVPIELVWGLWSDLEQMPRWMKWIESVSVLEDNPDLSRWKLASGGFEFSWLSRILKLVPHQIIQWESVDGLPNRGAVRFYDRHGSSIVKLTIAYAIPGFLGQIMDNLFLGRIVESTIQADLERFKTYALDLKARS